In Thermoanaerobaculales bacterium, one genomic interval encodes:
- a CDS encoding RecX family transcriptional regulator, whose product MADAAYQAALRMLARRDHFSAELAEKLGRRGFSPAEIEGALDRCRSLGLVDDQGLASRFAEVRSAENGWGPRRIEAELRRRGVDRALAGEASQLDRVGLRAALATALRRAELRAPAGWWRLSERRARMVSSLLARGFAADEAIAAVRELAASRENDDHALDDQSGDPFGVP is encoded by the coding sequence ATGGCGGACGCTGCCTACCAGGCCGCGTTGAGGATGCTGGCGCGAAGGGACCACTTCAGCGCCGAGCTCGCCGAGAAGCTGGGCCGCCGCGGCTTCTCTCCCGCCGAGATCGAGGGCGCGCTCGACCGCTGCCGCTCGCTCGGCCTGGTCGATGATCAGGGCTTGGCGAGCCGTTTCGCGGAGGTTCGGTCGGCGGAGAACGGGTGGGGGCCGCGACGCATCGAGGCCGAGCTGCGACGGCGTGGCGTCGACCGCGCCCTCGCCGGCGAGGCGTCGCAGCTCGACCGGGTGGGGCTCCGCGCGGCCCTCGCCACGGCGCTGCGCCGCGCCGAGCTCCGCGCACCTGCCGGCTGGTGGCGGCTATCCGAGCGTCGGGCGCGGATGGTAAGCTCCCTGCTCGCGCGCGGCTTTGCCGCCGACGAAGCGATCGCCGCCGTCCGCGAGCTGGCGGCGTCCCGGGAGAATGACGACCATGCGCTCGATGACCAGTCGGGAGATCCGTTCGGCGTTCCTTGA
- a CDS encoding sugar phosphate nucleotidyltransferase: MHELDATWGIVLAAGEGRRLHSLTRDDRGRVVPKQFCSFLGSRSLLRSAIERLASVVDRRRIMVVVAATHHRWWQRELGDLEPENIVVQPVNRGTACGVLMPLTQIFSRDPDARVVVAPSDHFVEDEAAYAASLRKAVAGVAIQPDHLIVLGIQPDHPSPDYGWILGAQPGEAVVQLVESFVEKPQPELAAHLMASGALWNSFNFVASAAGLRAHFKRTLAWLAECFELLISGDLLNRRHDLMPRFYARLPHVDFSSRVFQRSAGRFHVLPVPPCGWADLGTPERVTECARRWSCLHAADCGPEDGIVREPAPLDLARVVAGLPHLDAMRS; encoded by the coding sequence ATGCATGAGCTCGACGCGACGTGGGGAATCGTGCTCGCCGCCGGTGAGGGGCGGCGGCTCCACTCCCTGACCCGTGACGATCGGGGAAGGGTGGTCCCGAAGCAGTTCTGCTCGTTTCTCGGCAGCCGGTCGCTGCTCCGGTCGGCCATCGAGCGTCTGGCCTCGGTCGTGGACCGCCGGCGGATCATGGTGGTCGTGGCCGCGACGCACCACCGGTGGTGGCAGCGAGAGCTCGGCGACCTCGAGCCGGAGAACATCGTCGTGCAGCCGGTCAACCGCGGCACCGCCTGCGGCGTGCTGATGCCGCTCACCCAGATCTTCTCCCGCGACCCGGACGCTCGGGTCGTGGTGGCGCCATCCGACCACTTCGTCGAGGACGAGGCGGCCTATGCCGCGAGCCTGCGGAAGGCGGTCGCCGGCGTGGCGATCCAGCCCGACCACCTGATCGTGCTCGGGATTCAGCCCGACCACCCTTCGCCCGACTACGGCTGGATCCTCGGCGCGCAGCCGGGCGAGGCCGTCGTCCAGCTCGTGGAGTCGTTCGTCGAGAAGCCGCAGCCGGAGCTGGCGGCGCACCTGATGGCAAGCGGCGCGCTCTGGAACAGCTTCAACTTCGTCGCCTCGGCGGCGGGGCTGAGGGCTCACTTCAAGCGGACACTGGCGTGGCTCGCCGAGTGCTTTGAGCTGCTGATCTCAGGCGACCTCCTCAACCGCCGTCACGACCTGATGCCGAGGTTCTACGCGAGGCTGCCCCACGTCGACTTCTCGAGCCGGGTGTTCCAGCGCTCCGCGGGCCGCTTTCACGTGCTGCCGGTCCCGCCCTGCGGGTGGGCCGACCTGGGCACTCCGGAGCGGGTCACCGAGTGCGCCCGACGTTGGAGCTGCCTGCACGCGGCGGACTGTGGCCCGGAGGACGGCATCGTTCGGGAGCCGGCCCCGCTGGATCTCGCCCGCGTCGTCGCCGGCCTGCCCCACCTCGACGCGATGCGCAGCTAG
- a CDS encoding GAF domain-containing protein gives MSKCIHCHNLFSVIADALSDRLETPKMLEAAARSIVHEFNLKACHFRVVSRDRQTLESVASYGLSEKFLAKGPVYTDSGVQKVLEGKVVWYADCSTDPAIQHPAAFAEEGIVSLLTLPLESRGQVVGVMRLYTDTRREFSADEIELFKVAALFCASGVVDSMFRQILSHVTESIRTTLQLSDVLDGIVKVVCEDLRARGCVITGADPPGSRLEPKAAYGLDPGFVEKVPELLTEEAMAAVLGGECVEILDGSSDPRVRFPQEVARQGIASLLLVPLTTRGKAIGVLNLFTHLPFDFSSDEKQLMLAIGEQCSLAVANAKMFSALKRRYDNLVDDFQMWFGHSHGDPLKGSIP, from the coding sequence GTGAGCAAGTGCATCCATTGCCACAACCTGTTCAGCGTGATCGCGGACGCGCTCAGTGATCGTCTCGAGACGCCCAAGATGCTCGAGGCGGCAGCGCGCTCGATCGTGCATGAGTTCAACCTCAAGGCCTGCCACTTCCGCGTCGTCAGCCGCGACCGGCAGACGCTCGAGAGCGTCGCCTCGTACGGCCTCAGCGAGAAGTTCCTCGCCAAGGGGCCGGTGTACACCGACTCCGGCGTTCAGAAGGTGCTCGAGGGGAAGGTGGTGTGGTACGCGGACTGCAGCACCGATCCCGCGATCCAGCACCCGGCCGCGTTCGCCGAGGAAGGGATCGTGTCCCTGCTCACCCTTCCCCTGGAGAGCCGCGGCCAGGTGGTCGGCGTGATGCGGCTCTACACCGACACGCGGCGCGAGTTCTCCGCTGACGAGATCGAGCTGTTCAAGGTCGCGGCCCTGTTCTGCGCGAGCGGCGTCGTCGACAGCATGTTCCGCCAGATCCTGAGCCACGTGACCGAGTCGATCCGGACGACGCTGCAGCTCAGCGACGTGCTCGACGGGATCGTCAAGGTGGTCTGCGAGGACCTGCGCGCGCGGGGATGCGTGATCACCGGGGCCGATCCGCCAGGGTCGAGGCTCGAGCCCAAGGCGGCGTACGGGCTCGACCCCGGCTTCGTCGAGAAGGTGCCCGAGCTGCTGACCGAGGAGGCGATGGCGGCCGTGCTCGGCGGCGAGTGCGTGGAGATCCTCGACGGCAGCTCCGACCCGCGGGTCCGCTTTCCGCAGGAGGTCGCCCGCCAGGGCATCGCGTCGCTCCTGCTGGTGCCGCTGACCACGCGCGGCAAGGCGATCGGGGTGCTCAACCTGTTCACCCACCTGCCGTTCGATTTCTCGTCGGACGAGAAGCAGCTGATGCTGGCGATCGGCGAGCAGTGCTCGCTGGCCGTCGCCAACGCCAAGATGTTCAGCGCGCTGAAGCGCCGCTACGACAACCTGGTCGACGACTTCCAGATGTGGTTTGGGCACTCGCACGGCGACCCGCTGAAGGGCTCGATCCCCTGA
- a CDS encoding type IV pilus twitching motility protein PilT, with amino-acid sequence MHINDILKVAVERKASDTHLKVGSHPVLRIDGRLQVMTEFKRMMQEDTIAMAFSMMSSRQKERFKQNLEIDIAYSVPGLGRFRCAIFQQRGSVGMVLRLIPARILTFKELMLPPVLERISEEQRGLVLVTGTTGSGKSTTLASMIDYINARRIEHVMTIEDPIEFLHRDKKSIINQREVEVDTRGFSVALRSALRQDPDVILVGEMRDYETIETALLAAETGHLVLSTLHTLDATETVNRIIAVFPPHQQKQIRIQLAAVIKSIISMRLLPRADGLGRVPAIEVLIATAYIRDCIENKEKTKLIRDAIHQGTSQYGMQTFDQSLYLLYKNGLITLEEALRRASNPDEFKLKIQGIQSTSDISREEMDGVLELGVDTTVDPFSEESPFEFGKAD; translated from the coding sequence ATGCACATCAACGACATCCTGAAGGTCGCGGTCGAGCGCAAGGCGTCCGACACGCACCTCAAGGTCGGGTCCCATCCTGTGCTCCGGATCGATGGCCGGCTGCAGGTGATGACCGAGTTCAAGCGGATGATGCAGGAGGACACCATCGCGATGGCGTTCTCGATGATGTCGTCCCGCCAGAAGGAGCGGTTCAAGCAGAACCTCGAGATCGACATCGCCTACTCGGTGCCCGGCCTGGGACGCTTCCGCTGCGCGATCTTCCAGCAGCGGGGTTCGGTCGGGATGGTGCTGCGCCTGATTCCGGCCCGCATTCTGACCTTCAAGGAGCTGATGCTGCCGCCGGTGCTCGAGCGGATCTCCGAGGAGCAGCGCGGCCTGGTGCTCGTCACCGGCACCACCGGGTCCGGAAAGTCCACGACCCTGGCGTCGATGATCGACTACATCAACGCCCGCCGGATCGAGCACGTGATGACCATCGAGGACCCGATCGAGTTCCTGCACCGCGACAAGAAGTCGATCATCAACCAGCGCGAGGTCGAGGTGGACACCCGCGGCTTCTCGGTCGCGCTGAGGTCGGCGCTGCGCCAGGACCCGGACGTCATCCTGGTCGGCGAGATGCGCGACTACGAGACGATCGAGACCGCCCTGCTCGCCGCCGAGACCGGCCACCTGGTGCTGTCCACCCTCCACACCCTGGATGCCACCGAGACCGTCAACCGGATCATCGCCGTGTTCCCGCCCCACCAGCAGAAGCAGATCCGGATCCAGCTCGCCGCGGTCATCAAGTCGATCATCTCGATGCGGCTGCTGCCGAGGGCCGACGGGCTGGGTCGGGTGCCGGCGATCGAGGTCCTGATCGCGACCGCCTACATCCGCGACTGCATCGAGAACAAGGAGAAGACCAAGCTGATCCGCGACGCCATCCACCAGGGCACCAGCCAGTACGGCATGCAGACCTTCGACCAGTCGCTCTACCTGCTGTACAAGAACGGGCTGATCACCCTCGAGGAGGCGCTGCGCCGCGCCAGCAACCCGGACGAGTTCAAGCTCAAGATCCAGGGCATCCAGTCGACCTCCGACATCTCGCGCGAGGAGATGGACGGCGTGCTCGAGCTCGGCGTCGACACCACGGTCGACCCGTTTTCCGAGGAGTCCCCGTTCGAGTTCGGCAAGGCGGACTAG
- a CDS encoding NAD(P)H-hydrate dehydratase encodes MLPVLDNDRMREADRHTIEDLGVPGIVLMENAATGVVDALRERFPDATSVLVLCGPGNNGGDGLAAARHLANGGHRVEVLLLGDEDHLSPDAATNLRLARAFGVPVGAVPGDDLAPLDRALELAAPDVIIDAMLGTGLDRALSGRLAAVAARLAGAAVPVLAVDVPTGLNGSASEVAGPAVSAELTVTFAALKRCHALPPACLHCGEVAVVDIGIPPAALEAGCDLWWVEADDAALMLPSRAPDAHKGDFGHLLIVAGSIGRGGAVSMAARSAVVAGAGLVTMAVPEPLVAVVDGACLEAMTHPLAADRDGGIAVPDGLEPLLGRSTAVAAGPGMGTGDGAAKTLDWLLEHWPGPLLLDADAINLLAGRPERLAGREAPPVLTPHPGELARLLGRTTAEVAAHRLEAAREAARRSGAVVVAKGFRSIVAAPDGQAWINPTGDAHLASGGSGDVLTGTIAGLLAQGVDSARAALVGCWLHGRAGELGGETFPAATPASSLPDLIAAAWRELAGS; translated from the coding sequence ATGCTCCCTGTGCTGGACAACGACCGGATGCGGGAGGCGGACCGGCACACCATCGAGGACCTCGGTGTGCCCGGCATCGTGCTCATGGAGAACGCGGCCACCGGCGTGGTCGACGCCTTGCGCGAGCGCTTCCCGGACGCCACCAGCGTCCTCGTGCTGTGCGGGCCGGGGAACAACGGCGGCGACGGCCTTGCCGCGGCCCGCCACCTCGCGAACGGCGGCCACCGGGTCGAGGTGCTGCTGCTCGGCGACGAGGACCACCTCAGTCCGGACGCCGCGACCAACCTGCGCCTCGCGCGCGCCTTCGGCGTTCCGGTCGGGGCGGTTCCCGGCGACGACCTGGCGCCGCTCGACCGTGCGCTCGAGCTCGCTGCGCCCGACGTGATCATCGATGCCATGCTCGGCACCGGCCTCGACCGGGCGCTCTCCGGCCGGCTGGCCGCGGTCGCCGCCAGGCTGGCCGGCGCCGCGGTGCCGGTGCTCGCGGTCGACGTGCCGACCGGCCTCAACGGCTCCGCCTCCGAGGTCGCGGGCCCGGCGGTCAGCGCCGAGCTCACGGTCACCTTCGCGGCGCTCAAGCGCTGCCACGCGCTGCCGCCCGCTTGCCTCCACTGCGGGGAGGTGGCGGTGGTAGACATCGGCATCCCGCCGGCCGCGCTCGAGGCCGGCTGCGACCTCTGGTGGGTCGAGGCGGACGACGCGGCGCTGATGCTGCCCTCGCGCGCGCCTGACGCCCACAAGGGAGACTTCGGGCACCTGCTGATCGTGGCCGGCTCGATCGGCCGCGGCGGCGCGGTGTCGATGGCTGCCCGGTCGGCGGTGGTGGCCGGCGCCGGCCTGGTCACGATGGCGGTCCCCGAGCCCCTGGTCGCGGTGGTCGACGGCGCCTGCCTGGAGGCGATGACGCATCCGCTGGCCGCCGACCGCGACGGCGGGATCGCGGTCCCGGACGGCCTCGAGCCGCTGCTCGGCCGCTCGACCGCGGTCGCCGCCGGCCCCGGCATGGGCACCGGCGACGGCGCGGCGAAGACGCTCGACTGGCTGCTCGAGCACTGGCCGGGGCCGCTGCTGCTCGATGCCGACGCCATCAACCTGCTGGCCGGCCGCCCGGAGCGGCTCGCCGGGCGGGAGGCGCCCCCGGTGCTGACGCCCCATCCCGGCGAGCTGGCGCGGCTGCTCGGCCGGACGACGGCGGAGGTGGCCGCGCACCGCCTGGAGGCCGCGCGCGAGGCCGCCCGCCGCAGCGGCGCGGTGGTGGTGGCGAAGGGCTTCCGGTCGATCGTGGCGGCCCCTGACGGCCAGGCATGGATCAACCCGACCGGTGATGCCCACCTCGCCTCGGGGGGCTCGGGCGACGTGCTGACCGGCACCATCGCCGGTCTGCTCGCCCAGGGCGTGGACTCGGCGCGGGCGGCGCTCGTCGGCTGCTGGCTGCACGGCCGCGCCGGCGAGCTGGGTGGCGAGACGTTCCCGGCCGCGACCCCCGCTTCGAGCCTGCCCGATCTCATCGCCGCGGCGTGGCGCGAGCTGGCCGGGTCGTGA
- the tsaE gene encoding tRNA (adenosine(37)-N6)-threonylcarbamoyltransferase complex ATPase subunit type 1 TsaE, with protein sequence MARAGRVVMPSEPAVSSSAAATERAGAALATRLRPGDVVLLEGDLAAGKTTLVRGLAVGLGGSAEDVSSPSFVLVQTYPCAASGVVRLHHVDLYRLADRLPELRALGLEDLLSDPAAVTAVEWPKDTLAAWIPPASRVWHVRLTLQKAGERRIEITPPE encoded by the coding sequence GTGGCGCGAGCTGGCCGGGTCGTGATGCCGTCCGAGCCGGCTGTCTCGTCGTCCGCCGCGGCCACCGAGCGCGCCGGCGCGGCGCTGGCGACGCGGCTGCGGCCCGGCGACGTGGTGCTGCTGGAGGGCGACCTCGCGGCCGGCAAGACAACCCTGGTCCGCGGCCTGGCGGTCGGCCTCGGCGGGTCGGCCGAGGACGTGTCCTCGCCGTCGTTCGTGCTCGTCCAGACCTACCCGTGCGCGGCGTCCGGAGTCGTGCGCCTGCACCACGTCGATCTCTACCGGCTCGCCGACCGGCTGCCCGAGCTGCGGGCGCTGGGTCTCGAGGACCTTCTGTCCGACCCGGCCGCGGTCACCGCCGTCGAGTGGCCCAAGGACACGCTGGCGGCGTGGATCCCGCCCGCTTCCCGGGTGTGGCACGTGCGCCTCACTCTGCAGAAGGCCGGCGAGCGCCGGATTGAAATCACCCCGCCCGAGTGA
- a CDS encoding SDR family oxidoreductase, whose translation MAELKQGCFVVTGGGRGIGLETARELVAAGAEVCLVGRRAQPLAAAAANLGGRAWAAPCDVSVPADAERLAADVRGRWGRLDGLVNSAGVAPMAALDDTDPDTWDRTFAVNARGPYLLCRALGPLLRDGRSPAVVNVSSTLAEKPIPGMAAYNASKAALNQLTRSLALEWAPAIRVNAVMPGVVDTPIHADRGLTAEQVRSMDRIHPMRRIGRPGDVASLIVFLLSDQSSWITGAVVPIDGGMLAT comes from the coding sequence ATGGCCGAGCTGAAGCAGGGATGCTTCGTGGTCACGGGCGGGGGCAGGGGGATCGGGCTCGAGACCGCGCGCGAGCTGGTGGCGGCGGGGGCCGAGGTGTGCCTGGTGGGGCGGCGCGCGCAGCCGCTCGCGGCCGCGGCCGCAAACCTCGGCGGCCGCGCCTGGGCCGCTCCGTGCGACGTCTCCGTGCCGGCGGACGCCGAGCGGCTGGCGGCCGACGTGCGCGGGCGCTGGGGCCGCCTCGACGGCCTGGTCAACAGCGCCGGCGTCGCGCCGATGGCGGCCCTCGACGACACCGACCCCGACACCTGGGACCGCACCTTCGCCGTCAACGCGCGCGGCCCCTACCTGCTGTGCCGCGCCCTCGGACCGCTGCTCAGGGACGGGCGGTCGCCGGCGGTCGTCAACGTCTCGTCGACGCTCGCCGAGAAGCCGATTCCCGGCATGGCCGCCTACAACGCGTCGAAGGCGGCGCTCAACCAGCTGACGCGGTCGCTCGCCCTGGAGTGGGCGCCGGCGATCCGGGTCAACGCCGTCATGCCCGGGGTCGTCGACACCCCGATCCACGCCGACCGGGGGCTGACCGCGGAGCAGGTGCGCTCGATGGACCGCATCCATCCCATGCGGCGCATCGGCCGGCCCGGTGACGTGGCCTCGCTGATCGTCTTCCTGCTCTCGGACCAGTCGTCGTGGATCACCGGCGCGGTGGTCCCGATCGACGGCGGGATGCTGGCCACGTAG